A window of Photobacterium sp. GJ3 contains these coding sequences:
- a CDS encoding AfsA-related hotdog domain-containing protein, whose protein sequence is MSAITKINLDEFSWDIISDIKLLHKENESEVFLRKCKSLNENHFLCSAFLKNQHPYYSDHSIQSSDLIYLLECGRQAETYLVHQHYNQPLNINFILEEWSFSFENEFQPNRSLEGKEILIEVITKNQRWAKERLLYQEYDIYFFINQLQVAKLNLRVKYMKRDAYLAIRERTRKSRLIYSNQLKFQESDRVVPKNSKFGRENKSNLTLTDLNKHEDNITARLLIDFHNKSYFDHKQDHYPAMVLVEAGKQISHYVSSLVHQDSQFVLTSINCHFKLYAEFDQDVKVIAKLLHEDQIQQNTHVMVNFIQNEKTIACAELKLSNLKD, encoded by the coding sequence ATGTCTGCTATAACAAAAATCAATTTAGATGAATTTTCATGGGATATTATTAGCGACATCAAGTTATTACATAAAGAAAATGAAAGCGAGGTCTTTTTAAGAAAATGTAAATCCCTTAATGAGAATCATTTTTTATGTTCAGCATTTTTAAAAAACCAACATCCTTATTATAGTGATCACTCCATTCAGTCCTCAGATTTAATTTACCTTTTAGAGTGTGGGAGACAAGCTGAAACATACCTTGTACATCAGCACTACAACCAGCCATTAAACATAAATTTTATTCTTGAAGAGTGGTCTTTTAGCTTTGAAAATGAATTTCAACCAAACCGAAGTTTGGAAGGAAAAGAAATCCTAATTGAAGTGATTACAAAAAATCAAAGATGGGCAAAAGAAAGACTGCTCTATCAAGAATATGATATTTATTTCTTCATCAATCAGCTACAAGTGGCCAAACTCAATCTTCGTGTTAAATACATGAAAAGAGATGCTTACCTTGCCATTAGAGAGCGTACCAGAAAAAGTCGTCTCATCTATTCAAATCAGCTTAAATTTCAAGAGAGTGACCGAGTTGTCCCTAAAAACTCAAAATTTGGCCGAGAAAATAAATCCAATTTAACTCTCACAGACCTCAATAAGCATGAGGATAATATAACTGCGAGATTACTGATAGACTTTCATAACAAATCCTACTTCGATCACAAGCAGGATCATTATCCAGCGATGGTTTTAGTGGAAGCCGGTAAGCAAATTTCACATTATGTTTCATCGCTTGTTCATCAGGACAGTCAATTTGTACTCACTAGTATCAATTGTCATTTCAAGCTTTATGCCGAATTTGATCAGGATGTAAAAGTTATAGCAAAACTATTACATGAAGATCAAATCCAACAAAACACACATGTGATGGTTAATTTCATTCAAAATGAAAAAACCATTGCATGTGCAGAACTTAAACTTTCGAATTTAAAGGATTAA
- a CDS encoding acyl carrier protein, translated as MKNKIKEILMNEFGLNEESIMKNETLEDMNVDSIIMIEVQLELEREFNISVPDGDISPSFTLTDLVHYVREKDAVNV; from the coding sequence ATGAAAAACAAGATTAAAGAGATCCTCATGAATGAATTTGGACTCAACGAAGAAAGCATCATGAAGAATGAAACTCTTGAAGATATGAATGTTGACTCAATTATCATGATTGAAGTCCAGTTAGAACTTGAAAGAGAATTTAATATCAGCGTACCTGATGGAGATATCTCACCTTCTTTCACGCTGACCGATTTAGTTCACTATGTCAGAGAAAAGGACGCAGTGAATGTCTGA
- a CDS encoding beta-ketoacyl synthase, which produces MSEAVNFTAKNRAAITGLGLISAGGIGVQENWETACNGISTAQKIPELEGMEVEIGCRIPSFDPDKLLGRSVARRIDRFIQIAMVAYREAISHSGLDPKNWNGKRVGIVVGSSLAGIERFVDEQHVLENEGDRMVSPSTIPGAMMNMVAGQIAIDCHATGPSLIVSTACASGLTALGVGREWINSGQCDVVIAGSSEAPITPLVVASMNRLGALSKHPDHRHASKPFDEERDGFVIAEGAGFFVLEREDSAISRQAEIHAFVDGYGASTDAYHVTTPRPDGEGLSEAIQAALKDAGIEGKDIQHVNAHGTSTRLNDITESGVIAETVGLHPIVTSIKGSIGHSLAAAGAVESVFTVMSLKNSLVPPTVNLQKVDEGIQLDIAMQQPREIKIQHALKVSLGFGGHNAAIVFSNKNS; this is translated from the coding sequence ATGTCTGAAGCAGTGAATTTTACCGCTAAAAACCGAGCTGCGATTACTGGCTTAGGCTTGATCTCCGCAGGAGGTATTGGTGTACAAGAAAACTGGGAAACAGCTTGCAACGGCATTTCTACTGCTCAAAAAATTCCTGAACTGGAAGGCATGGAAGTCGAAATCGGTTGTCGCATTCCCAGCTTCGATCCGGACAAATTGCTAGGCAGAAGTGTAGCGAGACGAATCGACCGTTTTATTCAAATTGCAATGGTCGCTTACCGTGAAGCAATCAGCCACTCAGGACTTGATCCGAAAAACTGGAACGGAAAGCGTGTTGGGATTGTTGTTGGCAGTTCATTGGCAGGGATTGAGCGTTTTGTAGATGAGCAGCATGTCCTCGAAAATGAAGGCGACCGGATGGTTTCTCCATCAACCATTCCCGGGGCAATGATGAATATGGTCGCGGGTCAGATAGCAATTGATTGTCATGCGACTGGGCCCAGCTTAATTGTAAGTACAGCATGTGCATCCGGTCTGACAGCGCTTGGGGTTGGACGTGAGTGGATTAACAGCGGTCAATGTGATGTGGTCATCGCTGGCTCTTCGGAAGCACCGATTACGCCTTTAGTTGTCGCATCAATGAACCGATTGGGCGCGTTGTCGAAGCACCCGGATCATCGCCATGCAAGTAAGCCCTTTGATGAAGAAAGAGATGGCTTTGTGATTGCTGAAGGTGCAGGTTTCTTTGTACTTGAGCGCGAAGATTCAGCAATCAGCAGACAGGCTGAGATTCATGCTTTTGTCGATGGTTACGGGGCATCAACTGATGCCTACCATGTTACAACCCCGCGCCCGGATGGTGAAGGGCTCTCTGAAGCCATTCAAGCGGCTCTAAAAGATGCGGGAATTGAAGGCAAAGATATTCAGCATGTTAACGCGCATGGCACATCAACGCGTCTGAACGATATCACAGAATCTGGCGTGATTGCCGAAACTGTCGGCCTGCATCCGATTGTCACCTCGATTAAAGGCAGCATTGGCCATTCCTTAGCAGCCGCTGGGGCAGTAGAAAGTGTATTCACAGTAATGTCTTTAAAAAACAGCCTTGTTCCGCCCACTGTAAATCTTCAGAAAGTTGACGAGGGTATTCAACTGGATATTGCCATGCAACAGCCCAGAGAAATCAAAATTCAACATGCTCTCAAAGTTTCTCTGGGTTTTGGCGGTCATAATGCAGCTATCGTTTTCTCAAACAAAAATAGTTAA
- a CDS encoding HAD family hydrolase encodes MKEFKKIRLIALDVDGVLLNDTYSPAIRSFVESHGGVYTAELERQVWGSPHIAGGHNMALACKLPWSAQKTIEAFFSHHAEYIKSNPIQVLPGVEDFLKMLSQYNVKVTSYGGRTKEYIFDNYMSHLRQYFDHDKPYIDTNSIRPGVDEITREIFDYNYDEVLFIDDINRMAEVAKYFNTGFIGTPVTEFQVNQMKETGTKYIVNSISEITEDMLHEIDTHLEKNTTW; translated from the coding sequence ATGAAAGAGTTCAAAAAAATTCGCTTGATTGCACTCGATGTTGATGGGGTTTTATTGAATGATACCTATAGTCCAGCAATTCGATCTTTTGTGGAGTCGCATGGTGGTGTTTATACTGCTGAACTAGAGCGACAGGTTTGGGGGTCACCACATATTGCAGGCGGTCACAATATGGCACTAGCGTGTAAACTTCCCTGGTCTGCCCAAAAAACTATCGAAGCATTTTTTTCTCATCATGCGGAATATATAAAAAGCAATCCAATTCAAGTACTTCCCGGTGTAGAAGATTTTCTGAAAATGCTCAGTCAATATAATGTCAAAGTAACATCATACGGTGGAAGAACTAAAGAGTATATTTTTGATAACTACATGTCACACCTGAGACAATATTTCGACCACGACAAACCTTATATTGACACAAACTCTATTCGTCCAGGTGTGGACGAGATCACACGTGAGATCTTTGACTATAATTATGACGAAGTTCTGTTTATCGATGATATTAACCGAATGGCTGAAGTTGCAAAATACTTTAACACCGGATTTATTGGCACACCGGTGACTGAATTTCAGGTTAATCAAATGAAAGAAACTGGCACAAAATACATTGTTAATTCAATTTCAGAAATCACTGAAGACATGCTTCATGAAATTGATACTCATCTGGAAAAAAACACCACCTGGTAA
- a CDS encoding MFS transporter, whose protein sequence is MSKEQVYSINYSEDRIPIFSLLILSTALFISILTEALPAGFLLSIRNEFSVSESDVGLWVTLYAIGSLLSAIPLTLLTQHWSRKKLLLVTLLGFTVSNGLTSITESFEITLIARLIAGIFAGLLWALAAGYASRMVAPEHQGRAITIVMFGVPIALSLGVPAGTFLGNIYGWRFTFQLITVISLALVLIGYFLLPEKAGTKQSKSFSVNKVLALPGMKAVLAVNFMFALGHNILYTFIAPYLDMSGNIGQVEPFLLLFGVMAVVSIFLVGLFIDKHLRLLVLISLFLFTVSSLILSIFYMSIYSVMTGALLWGLAFGGGATLFQTASAKTSGDAADVAQSLMVTVWNLAIAGGGFFGGVILESYSASALPIALTGLLLASLVIVLKSRHHGFTQTEMD, encoded by the coding sequence ATGTCGAAGGAACAAGTTTATAGCATTAATTATTCTGAAGACCGAATCCCAATCTTTAGCCTGTTAATTTTATCCACAGCACTATTCATTTCAATACTGACGGAAGCTCTTCCAGCTGGATTTTTATTAAGTATCCGAAATGAATTTTCTGTTTCCGAATCTGATGTTGGCCTTTGGGTGACTTTATATGCTATAGGATCACTCTTATCAGCAATTCCCTTGACGTTATTAACTCAACACTGGTCAAGAAAGAAATTACTGTTAGTAACTCTTTTAGGCTTTACTGTAAGCAATGGATTAACGTCTATTACTGAAAGTTTTGAAATCACTTTGATCGCTCGTTTAATTGCAGGGATTTTCGCTGGTCTATTGTGGGCTCTAGCGGCAGGTTATGCCAGTAGAATGGTAGCACCTGAACATCAGGGCAGAGCGATAACTATCGTAATGTTTGGTGTGCCAATTGCTTTATCTTTAGGTGTTCCAGCCGGAACCTTCCTAGGTAATATATATGGCTGGCGATTTACATTCCAATTAATTACTGTCATTTCACTGGCATTGGTTCTGATTGGATATTTTCTGCTTCCAGAAAAGGCCGGGACTAAACAAAGTAAATCATTTTCTGTCAACAAGGTTCTGGCATTACCCGGTATGAAGGCAGTGTTAGCTGTAAACTTTATGTTTGCCCTGGGACATAACATTCTGTACACATTTATTGCTCCATACTTGGATATGTCAGGCAATATCGGACAAGTTGAACCCTTCCTGCTACTCTTTGGCGTTATGGCTGTGGTTAGTATTTTTCTTGTTGGCTTGTTTATTGATAAACATCTCCGATTACTGGTGCTAATCAGCTTATTTCTGTTTACGGTCTCAAGCCTCATCTTATCCATTTTTTACATGAGCATCTATTCTGTGATGACAGGTGCACTTCTTTGGGGGCTCGCTTTTGGTGGTGGTGCAACACTATTTCAAACAGCATCCGCAAAAACATCAGGCGACGCTGCTGATGTTGCTCAGTCTTTAATGGTGACTGTATGGAATCTGGCGATTGCCGGAGGTGGCTTCTTTGGTGGTGTGATTCTGGAATCGTATTCAGCTTCAGCTTTACCTATCGCACTCACCGGTTTGCTGCTTGCATCTTTGGTGATTGTACTAAAGTCGAGACATCATGGTTTTACTCAAACAGAAATGGACTAA
- a CDS encoding PHP domain-containing protein encodes MKIYIDLHAHTLASDHAYSTVHEYIQVAQSKQLEMIAITDHGPSLLDSPHEWHFYNMKSIPRRLDGIRILKGIEANIQPDGTIDCNPSMVKALDFVMAGFHPPIYPPSEDKDKNTDVLLKVIQSNEVSIITHPGNPQYPIHHEIIAQAAKENHVALEINNASDNARPGSHDNCKSIIEAVKKVGGLISIGSDAHYCSQIGEFSNAISLLNHADFPHEQVVNHSLEFTLDFFNIQ; translated from the coding sequence ATGAAAATCTACATTGATTTACATGCGCATACCCTAGCAAGTGATCACGCATACAGCACTGTTCATGAATATATTCAGGTCGCACAAAGTAAACAGCTGGAGATGATCGCCATCACCGACCATGGACCATCCCTACTGGATTCTCCACACGAATGGCATTTTTATAACATGAAATCCATCCCTCGTCGTCTAGATGGCATACGAATCCTGAAAGGAATTGAAGCGAACATTCAGCCAGATGGCACTATTGACTGTAATCCATCGATGGTGAAAGCATTAGACTTTGTCATGGCAGGATTTCATCCGCCGATTTATCCACCATCAGAGGATAAAGACAAAAATACCGATGTCTTACTCAAGGTTATTCAAAGCAATGAAGTGAGTATTATCACGCATCCAGGGAACCCACAATACCCGATTCATCATGAGATCATTGCTCAGGCAGCAAAAGAAAATCATGTCGCATTAGAAATTAATAATGCCTCAGATAATGCTAGACCTGGTAGTCATGATAATTGCAAAAGTATAATTGAAGCGGTGAAAAAAGTAGGAGGTTTAATTTCAATCGGATCAGATGCACATTACTGTAGTCAAATTGGCGAATTCAGCAATGCAATATCTTTATTAAATCATGCTGATTTCCCACATGAGCAAGTCGTCAATCATTCGTTAGAATTCACATTGGATTTTTTTAACATCCAATGA
- a CDS encoding LysR family transcriptional regulator, producing MDNRRLKSFLVLAESETYNEASNKLFITQPTLTKHIKQLEDELEVKLFFRDNQGAHLTEEGNLIYQHARLLDHQMSHFLCVVRKIRAGKRGNLNISYTSSFLNIIPDIISSFSSLYPNVNLKIEEHSSHKQEELLLAGGIDVGFMRTPNNKNLLFTPIGTDHLSLVSHKNIDTVNQSFSEIASQHSFFILNESNNSELNRTINDYLDKCNLKNFVVQEVSNIYSVLALVKSQVGITILPNSLTSFLNIDLSENKLQGMNSEWKLGLSWNDDKDSMIRQDFIRHSMKIIQSNEEVFSF from the coding sequence ATGGATAACCGTCGACTGAAGTCATTCTTAGTATTGGCTGAAAGTGAAACCTATAATGAAGCTTCAAATAAATTATTTATTACGCAACCTACGCTGACTAAACATATAAAACAACTTGAAGATGAGTTAGAAGTTAAACTTTTTTTTAGGGATAATCAAGGGGCTCATTTAACAGAAGAAGGGAACTTGATATATCAGCATGCTCGATTGCTTGATCATCAAATGAGTCATTTTCTTTGTGTTGTCAGAAAAATAAGAGCTGGTAAAAGAGGTAATCTGAATATATCCTATACTTCTTCCTTTCTAAATATCATTCCCGATATAATCAGTAGTTTTAGCTCCCTTTATCCAAATGTGAACCTGAAAATAGAAGAGCATAGTTCTCATAAGCAAGAAGAACTTCTGCTTGCAGGTGGTATTGATGTCGGATTTATGAGAACGCCAAATAATAAAAATTTACTTTTTACTCCCATAGGTACGGATCATCTCAGCCTTGTTTCACATAAAAATATTGATACAGTCAATCAGAGTTTTAGTGAAATTGCCTCACAGCATTCTTTTTTTATTTTGAATGAAAGTAATAACTCTGAGTTAAATCGAACAATTAACGACTATTTAGATAAGTGTAACTTAAAGAACTTTGTTGTTCAGGAGGTATCTAATATCTATAGTGTGCTGGCTTTAGTAAAATCACAGGTAGGTATTACAATATTACCGAATAGTTTGACCTCTTTTTTAAATATCGATTTGTCAGAGAACAAGTTGCAGGGTATGAATAGTGAATGGAAACTCGGGCTTTCATGGAATGATGACAAAGATAGTATGATTCGACAAGACTTTATTCGACATTCCATGAAAATTATTCAGAGTAATGAAGAAGTATTTAGTTTTTGA
- a CDS encoding LysR family transcriptional regulator — translation MKYLDKNQNPFFIDGKSKAFIWDDTRAFLAVARLGTLTAAAELLQVGIATLSRRVERLENALGAPLFIRLQSGYQLTEEGRGLVEKAETIEQAVFSLLSSGFNKSTEISGKVRLATTENLANEIILPALPEFQSKFPELAIELVTDTQLANLHRHDADLAIRMVRPTQGHVTFRQIGRLEFGLYDGKNKTNAEINLETKFVMWDEQYRHLPGGEWVEKQLRGRLPSLTVTSLASMIAATQAGLGLAVLPHFIAQKAGLSCIRSDMGIEQPIYLVIQADLAHSRRVRTVADFLVDVINKNQSIFERGE, via the coding sequence ATGAAATATTTAGATAAAAATCAGAACCCATTTTTCATCGATGGAAAATCGAAAGCGTTTATATGGGATGATACGAGAGCATTCCTTGCTGTTGCGAGGCTCGGCACCCTGACTGCGGCAGCGGAGTTACTCCAAGTTGGGATTGCCACGTTATCCAGAAGAGTAGAACGGCTGGAAAATGCTTTAGGCGCACCATTGTTTATCCGGTTACAGTCTGGCTATCAGCTGACAGAAGAAGGGCGTGGTCTGGTTGAAAAAGCAGAGACTATTGAACAAGCTGTTTTTTCATTACTTTCTTCCGGGTTCAATAAAAGCACTGAAATTTCTGGCAAAGTTAGGCTGGCAACAACTGAGAATCTAGCGAATGAAATTATTTTGCCCGCTTTACCTGAATTCCAGTCTAAATTTCCAGAATTAGCGATTGAGTTAGTCACTGATACCCAATTGGCAAACTTACACCGTCATGATGCTGACTTAGCGATTCGTATGGTTCGACCTACACAGGGGCACGTTACGTTTCGTCAGATAGGTCGATTAGAGTTTGGATTATATGATGGAAAAAATAAGACAAATGCTGAAATAAACCTGGAAACAAAATTTGTGATGTGGGATGAGCAGTATCGCCATTTGCCTGGTGGTGAATGGGTTGAAAAGCAATTAAGAGGGCGTTTACCTAGCTTAACAGTAACATCACTTGCTTCGATGATTGCTGCGACTCAGGCTGGTTTAGGGCTAGCAGTTTTACCTCACTTTATTGCTCAAAAGGCTGGACTTTCTTGTATTCGTTCTGATATGGGAATCGAACAGCCAATTTATTTAGTTATTCAGGCAGATCTTGCTCACTCTCGCCGTGTCAGAACCGTTGCAGATTTCTTAGTGGATGTTATCAATAAGAACCAATCAATTTTTGAAAGAGGAGAGTAA
- a CDS encoding aldo/keto reductase → MKSKMLGNTLEVSSLGLGCMGMSEFYGPRDDSESLKVLSKSVDLGINFFDTADMYGPHHNEELLGIFLKSTNTNVKIATKFGIVRKPGEYNRKLNNSASYAQQSCENSLKRLGVEQIDLYYVHRINPSQPIEETIEGLVKLKEQGKIAHIGLCEVSAETLRRAHAVHPITAVQTEYSLWSREVEKDVLPTCRELGIGFVPYSPLGRGFLSGLFQTQAELASGDARMNLPRFTSDALKANLPIAQAVSEMAKVKGCTPAQICLSWLLSKGDDIVPIPGTKRVSFLEENVQSVDMKLTDYEQTVLETAVERFKVVGDRYTQEGMKGVNV, encoded by the coding sequence ATGAAATCTAAAATGCTTGGTAATACTTTAGAAGTGTCTTCTCTTGGTTTGGGATGCATGGGAATGAGTGAGTTTTATGGACCAAGAGATGATTCAGAATCATTAAAAGTATTAAGCAAATCGGTTGATCTCGGTATCAACTTTTTTGACACTGCTGATATGTATGGACCGCACCATAATGAAGAACTATTAGGTATCTTCCTAAAATCCACAAATACAAATGTTAAAATTGCAACAAAATTTGGCATTGTTCGTAAGCCGGGTGAGTATAATAGGAAATTAAACAACAGTGCAAGTTATGCCCAACAATCTTGTGAAAACTCACTGAAGCGGTTAGGCGTTGAACAGATTGATCTTTACTATGTTCATCGAATCAATCCCTCCCAACCGATAGAAGAAACAATCGAAGGCCTCGTCAAACTGAAAGAACAAGGAAAAATTGCACACATCGGTCTGTGCGAAGTGAGTGCTGAAACCCTACGAAGAGCCCATGCAGTTCATCCAATTACTGCTGTTCAGACGGAATACTCCTTATGGTCCAGAGAAGTTGAAAAGGATGTATTACCAACATGCCGTGAGCTTGGTATTGGTTTCGTTCCTTATTCACCGTTAGGCCGAGGCTTTCTGTCCGGACTATTTCAGACCCAGGCAGAACTGGCAAGCGGTGATGCCAGAATGAATTTACCCCGCTTCACATCAGATGCATTAAAAGCAAACCTCCCTATCGCACAGGCCGTCTCTGAGATGGCCAAAGTGAAAGGATGCACACCTGCCCAAATTTGCTTATCATGGTTGCTATCCAAAGGGGATGATATTGTGCCAATTCCCGGTACGAAGAGAGTGAGCTTCCTTGAAGAAAACGTTCAGTCCGTTGACATGAAATTAACTGATTATGAACAAACAGTTCTGGAAACAGCAGTTGAAAGATTTAAGGTCGTCGGTGACCGATACACACAAGAAGGAATGAAAGGCGTCAATGTATGA
- a CDS encoding sulfite exporter TauE/SafE family protein yields the protein MDELNSLGLFIGSLLANTLASLSGGGAGLIQFPLIIFLGLPFSVALATHKIASVALGLGAAMKHIRTGKLNWPMTIYVIAAGTLGVVLGANAILYVPGRLAEAALGLLILGLGLYSLYQPNLGQAETPRRRDTTGLLLGSLGLAAIGIVNGSLTAGSGLFVTLFLIRWFGYDYKQAVALTMISVGLFWNGTGAIAMYAAGAEIYWPWLPVLIAGSLLGGYLGAHLSVRQSNKLIKRCFEVLTFLIGAKLLSGL from the coding sequence ATGGATGAACTCAATTCACTCGGGCTTTTCATCGGTTCCCTGCTTGCCAATACGCTGGCGTCATTGTCTGGCGGTGGTGCCGGACTGATTCAGTTTCCCCTGATCATTTTTCTGGGCCTGCCCTTTTCTGTGGCGCTGGCCACCCATAAAATTGCCAGTGTCGCGCTGGGACTGGGTGCAGCCATGAAGCATATCCGGACCGGCAAACTCAACTGGCCGATGACAATTTATGTCATCGCTGCCGGAACGCTTGGGGTTGTACTTGGTGCCAATGCCATTCTCTATGTCCCAGGCCGACTCGCAGAAGCAGCGCTGGGGCTGCTCATTCTGGGGCTTGGGCTGTATTCCCTGTATCAACCGAATCTGGGACAGGCGGAAACGCCCCGTCGGCGCGATACCACAGGTCTGCTTCTGGGCAGTCTTGGTCTGGCGGCGATTGGCATCGTCAATGGCTCTCTGACGGCGGGCAGCGGCTTGTTCGTCACACTATTTCTGATCCGCTGGTTTGGCTATGACTATAAACAAGCGGTCGCGCTGACCATGATCAGCGTCGGCCTGTTCTGGAATGGGACGGGAGCCATCGCCATGTATGCTGCCGGCGCGGAGATTTACTGGCCCTGGCTGCCCGTTCTGATCGCCGGGTCACTGCTTGGCGGCTATCTGGGCGCACATCTGTCGGTCCGACAGAGTAACAAACTGATCAAACGCTGTTTTGAAGTACTCACGTTCCTGATTGGGGCAAAACTATTATCTGGTCTTTGA
- a CDS encoding SelT/SelW/SelH family protein, with product MSDNMQNTAPKAVIDIYYCRQCNWMLRASWMCQELLHTFSEDLKAVSLHPDTGGRFEIFCNGTRIWERKADGGFPDAKQLKQRIRDILDPARDLGHVDR from the coding sequence ATGTCTGACAACATGCAAAACACGGCGCCTAAAGCCGTCATTGATATTTACTACTGCCGCCAGTGTAACTGGATGCTCCGGGCCAGTTGGATGTGTCAGGAACTGTTGCACACCTTCAGTGAAGATCTAAAAGCCGTCAGCCTGCATCCGGACACCGGCGGTCGCTTTGAAATCTTCTGTAACGGCACCCGGATCTGGGAACGGAAAGCCGATGGCGGTTTCCCCGATGCCAAGCAGCTCAAACAGCGGATCCGCGATATTCTGGATCCGGCTCGCGATCTGGGTCATGTCGATCGCTGA
- a CDS encoding TIGR01777 family oxidoreductase produces MNILITGGTGFIGKALLPHLNHDQVTVLSRNPNRAYQRLGHHIKVLTTLDSLDNLDEFEVVINLAGEPIADKRWTDKQKDEICRSRWQLTRQLVDKLKAGAEPPHTLLSGSAVGYYGDQQHTAFDESLEVQGNKNSDFAHTVCRKWEEAALAAQSEHTRVCLLRTGIVLGKGGGALSKLLPVYRMGLGGPIGSGEQYFPWIHLQDMVKGILFLMRQTDARGPYNLTAPNPVTHKEFSQTLAKVLHRPHILSTPEWLLRIGMGEAAQMLLDSQRALPARLEAHGFHFCYPELERALKNTLTEQESRVTRVE; encoded by the coding sequence ATGAATATTCTGATCACAGGCGGCACCGGCTTTATCGGCAAAGCATTACTTCCGCATCTGAATCATGATCAGGTGACTGTTCTGAGCCGAAATCCCAACCGGGCCTATCAGCGCCTGGGACACCACATCAAAGTCCTCACCACACTCGATTCTCTGGACAATCTTGACGAGTTTGAAGTCGTCATTAATCTGGCCGGGGAGCCCATTGCAGACAAACGCTGGACAGACAAACAAAAAGATGAAATCTGCCGCAGTCGCTGGCAGCTGACCCGGCAACTGGTCGATAAGCTCAAAGCAGGTGCTGAACCACCGCATACTCTCCTCAGCGGTTCAGCCGTTGGCTATTACGGGGATCAGCAGCACACCGCTTTTGATGAGTCGCTGGAAGTTCAGGGCAACAAAAACAGCGACTTCGCCCACACAGTCTGTCGGAAGTGGGAAGAAGCGGCACTGGCTGCTCAGTCAGAACACACCCGCGTCTGCCTGCTCAGAACCGGTATTGTGCTCGGAAAAGGGGGCGGAGCTCTGTCGAAGCTGTTGCCGGTCTATAGAATGGGGCTCGGCGGCCCGATTGGTAGTGGCGAGCAATATTTCCCCTGGATTCACCTGCAGGACATGGTGAAAGGGATTCTTTTCCTGATGCGGCAGACTGATGCCAGAGGGCCTTATAACCTCACGGCTCCGAACCCGGTCACCCATAAAGAATTCAGCCAGACCCTAGCGAAAGTACTGCATCGGCCGCATATTTTAAGCACCCCGGAATGGTTGCTTCGGATTGGCATGGGCGAAGCGGCGCAGATGCTGCTCGACAGCCAGCGTGCACTCCCCGCTCGACTGGAAGCCCATGGCTTTCATTTTTGTTATCCAGAGCTGGAGCGCGCGCTGAAAAACACCCTGACTGAACAGGAAAGCCGGGTCACTCGCGTGGAATAA